The stretch of DNA ACCGCCCAGCAGGAGCACCAGCTTGACCACCGTGAACAGGATCAGTGCGGTCGATTCCGGCCTTCCGTTCCCGTTCCCAAGGAACGGCGTCACCAACATCATCGGAACCACGACCAGGTCCTGAAAAATCAGGATTCCCACCGAAAGACGCCCGTGCGGCGCGTCCAGTTCATTTCGATCCATTAAAATCTTCAGGACAATCGCGGTGCTGCTCAACGCCAGCAGGAATCCCCAAAAGATCCCGGTCTTCCACGATACCTGGAGGCTCAGAAAGACCACGGTCGTGATGAGGATCGTGAGCCCCACCTGAAGCGCTCCCCCCGTCAGGATAAAAGCCCGCACGTTCGAGAGTCGCGCGAGCGAGAATTCCAGGCCGATCGTGAACAGGAGCATGACAACGCCGATCTCGGCCAAGACACTGACCTGATCCGCATCGTCGATCAGGTTCAGACCGTAGGGTCCCACGAGGGTGCCGGCGATCAGAAATCCGATGATGGAGGGAAGGTGAATCCGCTGGAATATCAGGACGACGATGATCGAAAAGCCGAAAATAACGACCAGGTCCTGGAGAAATTGGAGGTGGGGCATAACATTTAACTCCGGAAACCAAGGCTCATAGACCCGGCCTGGATCAGCACAAACGGACAAGGTTCGGCGAGACTATTTTTTAACAAAACGCTTTAAATAAAAAAACCTCGCGTTGAAAAAACCCGCCAGCGGGAGAAAGACAACCGAGACGACATTTAATTTTGAGAGATAGAGGGCGATCAGCGCCAGAAACCCGGCCCATGCGGCGAGATACAGGTAAGGCACGGCCCAGCGCCCGGGATGTTCCACCCGCACCGGATCTCCGAGCTTCTTAAGCTGGCGGGTCAGTCTCAGCTCGGCCCGGCGCATGCGGTCCGCAAAATAGGCCGGATGGGTTTTATAAAGATAATGTTGATAGCCGGCCTGCAAAAGTCCGGCAATCAGGCCGACCGACAACAGAATCAGACTGTCGGTCAGAAGTGGCGCCATGGGCCCACTCTTGAAAATGAGATAGATCACCCCGCCGTATCCCAGGATCAGGGAAATCAATCCGATCAGGGCCGAAGAATAGACGAGCGAGTTCTTCAGATACCGCGCGGCCTGCTGTTGCTCCTGTTCAGTTTTCTTGACCGTGATGAATTTCGGCATCGGCGGGATTCTGGGATTCCGGTTGTTCGGTTTTTTGGTCCGCTTTGATCCGGTATTTCTCGGCGGCCCAGTTTCCCAGATCGGTCAGCCGGCAGCGCTCGGAGCAAAACGGGCGGAATGGATTGTTCGTCCACTCCAGTGATTTATGACAGATCGGGCAAGGAAGGTCCATGAAATAATCATACCGCAGTGGAAGGAACGACGCAAGCCCCCCGGACTCACCGATCCCAAAGCGTCTCCGGCTCCCGGTGCGCACGGCCCATCCACCGGGCCAGAACAAATAAGGCGTCGCTCAGGCGGTTGAGGTATTTGAGGATCTCCGGGTCAACCCCTTCCACGCGATCCAAACGAACACAAAGCCGCTCGGCCCGCCGGCAGATCGTCCGGGACAGATGAAGAAAGGCCGTGAGCGGACCCCCGGTTGGCAGGACGAATTCTTTCAGCGGCCTCAAATCCTTCTGACACCTATCCATAAGCTTTTCGAGGTGCAGAACTTCCTCGGAACCGATCCGGGGTAAATTTTTGAACCGCTTCTGATCCTTGGGCAACGTTGCCAGCAGCCCGCCGATATCGAACAGACGATTCTGAATACGGTGGAGTTCGGTCTCAAGCCTCCGGGCTTGGACGAGACGCTTCGCATCCGGCCGGTTAAAAGCCCGCACCACGCCGACCGCGGAGTTCAACTCATCCACCGTCCCATA from Nitrospiria bacterium encodes:
- a CDS encoding DNA gyrase inhibitor YacG, encoding MDLPCPICHKSLEWTNNPFRPFCSERCRLTDLGNWAAEKYRIKADQKTEQPESQNPADAEIHHGQEN
- a CDS encoding cob(I)yrinic acid a,c-diamide adenosyltransferase; amino-acid sequence: MRITRVYTRTGDKGKTRLAGGQMISKDQLRIEAYGTVDELNSAVGVVRAFNRPDAKRLVQARRLETELHRIQNRLFDIGGLLATLPKDQKRFKNLPRIGSEEVLHLEKLMDRCQKDLRPLKEFVLPTGGPLTAFLHLSRTICRRAERLCVRLDRVEGVDPEILKYLNRLSDALFVLARWMGRAHREPETLWDR